The Glycine soja cultivar W05 chromosome 8, ASM419377v2, whole genome shotgun sequence genome has a window encoding:
- the LOC114424429 gene encoding 3-ketoacyl-CoA synthase 6-like has translation MPHILPDFSNSVKLKYAKLSYQYLVNHIKTLTLIPIMLGISIETLRLGPDEILNLWNSLHVNLVQIFLSTFLLIIIATIYFMSKPRTIFLVDYACFKPPVTCRVPFATFMEHSRLILKNNPKSVEFQMRILERSGLGEETCLPPAIHYIPPKPTMEAARGEAEHVVFSAVDSLFKKTGLKPKDIDILIVNCSLFSPTPSLSAMVINKYKLRSNIKSFNLSGMGCSAGLISIDLARDLLQVHPNSNAVIVSTEIITPNYYQGNERAMLLPNCLFRMGGAAILLSNRKQERKRAKYRLVHVVRTHKGSNEKAFRCVFEEEDKEGKVGISLSKDLMAIAGEALKSNITSMGPLVLPASEQLLFLLTLIGRKIFNPRWKPYIPDFKQAFEHFCIHAGGRAVIDELQKNLQLSAEHVEASRMTLHRFGNTSSSSLWYELNYIESKGRMKRGDRVWQIAFGSGFKCNSAVWRCNRSIQTPFDGPWADCIDRYPVHIPEIVKL, from the coding sequence ATGCCTCACATCCTGCCCGATTTCTCAAACTCAGTAAAGCTCAAGTATGCGAAACTTAGCTACCAATACCTCGTGAATCACAtcaaaaccctaaccctaatccCCATCATGCTTGGCATCTCCATAGAGACACTTCGCCTAGGCCCAGATGAGATCCTCAACCTTTGGAACTCTCTCCACGTTAACCTTGTCCAAATCTTCTTATCCACCTTCCTCCTCATCATCATAGCCACCATCTACTTCATGTCAAAGCCACGCACGATCTTCCTAGTGGACTACGCGTGCTTCAAGCCCCCCGTCACGTGCCGCGTCCCTTTCGCCACATTCATGGAACACTCAAGACTCATCCTCAAAAACAATCCCAAAAGCGTGGAGTTCCAAATGAGAATTTTAGAACGATCGGGCCTCGGAGAAGAAACGTGCCTCCCCCCAGCAATCCATTACATTCCACCAAAACCAACCATGGAAGCCGCGAGAGGCGAAGCAGAACACGTGGTCTTCTCAGCAGTGGACTCGTTGTTCAAGAAAACGGGTCTCAAACCAAAGGACATAGACATTCTTATAGTGAATTGCAGCCTCTTTTCTCCAACACCATCTTTATCCGCCATGGTGATCAACAAGTACAAACTAAGAAGTAACATCAAGAGCTTCAACCTCTCTGGAATGGGGTGCAGCGCAGGCCTTATTTCCATCGATTTAGCGCGCGATCTTCTTCAAGTTCATCCAAACTCAAATGCCGTCATTGTGAGCACGGAGATCATAACCCCAAACTATTACCAAGGAAACGAGAGGGCAATGCTTCTTCCTAACTGCTTGTTTAGAATGGGTGGCGCCGCCATTCTCTTAtcaaacagaaaacaagaaCGCAAGAGGGCAAAGTACAGATTAGTCCACGTAGTTCGCACCCACAAGGGCTCCAACGAGAAAGCATTCCGTTGCGTGTTTGAGGAGGAAGACAAGGAGGGCAAAGTGGGGATTTCACTCTCCAAGGACCTTATGGCCATAGCTGGAGAAGCATTAAAGTCCAACATAACTTCAATGGGGCCTCTCGTGCTCCCTGCTTCGGAGCAGTTACTTTTCCTTTTAACCCTCATTGGGAGGAAAATCTTTAACCCTAGGTGGAAGCCCTACATCCCTGACTTCAAACAAGCGTTTGAGCATTTTTGCATCCACGCTGGTGGGCGTGCTGTCATTGATGAGTTGCAGAAGAATCTTCAGCTTTCCGCGGAGCACGTCGAGGCTTCGAGGATGACCCTGCACCGGTTTGGGAacacctcttcttcttctttatggTATGAGCTGAACTACATTGAGTCCAAGGGGAGGATGAAGAGAGGAGATAGGGTTTGGCAGATTGCGTTTGGAAGTGGATTCAAGTGCAACAGTGCTGTGTGGAGGTGTAATAGAAGCATTCAGACACCCTTTGATGGGCCTTGGGCCGATTGCATTGATCGCTACCCTGTTCACATTCCTGAAATTGTTAAGCTCTAG